AGAATAATAActttccctcatgtattcctgctaTTGGTTCCTCTGTTCAATGTGTAATGTGACCTGCTTTGTTTGCTATAAGTAGCCCTCAGGTTGCCATTGTCGTGTATTAATGTTGTAACCTGCTGTTGGTGAGTTTGTGTATCTGTTCCATGCCAAGTCTGTTCATGCTATGCTAAGTCAAGTCTGTGTCAAGTCAAGTCTTGAAGGTTCATCCGCATCTTACCTTTGGTGGAATCCGTTGAAATATGATGAAATATGATGTCAAGCATCATTACCACTACACTGTGAAAAGACCCCTAAAGGGATTTTCTCCCCAAAAACCTTACATTTTCATTTCAAACCTGAATGAATTTATTCTGCTACAAAAGATGATATTATGAAGAACATGCATAATGCAACAGTTGATGCACTGCATTTAAATTAGGAGTGAAGCCTCATTTATAATTTCTAGTTATAAGGAATGTTAAAGAATAACATCACAACTTTCAGTAATAGTAGACATATGTTTATTCAAATGGCAAGTTGCTTGAGTCACTTAAGCCATAAATACAGGACGATATGAGAATTTTGAAGGCCTTCTGAAAGCAAGGATAGAAAAATCCATAGATCAATGGGTTACAAGTGGAATTTAAGTATCCAAACCACACCAAAGCATCAAAAACAACACCAGGAGTCACAAAATTAAGATAAGAGTCAATGAGAGCTGCGACAAAAATAGGCAGCCAGCAGAACAAAAAAACACCCATGACAATGGCCAGAGTTTTAGCAGCTTTTCTCTCTCTGTGAGCAGAGCTTTGGCTCTTCATCCCTCCAGTAAATCTTTCTGACATAACCTTTGCATGCTTTTGTGCAACATGGAAGATTTTCAAATACAGGGAGCTCATGATCATCCCGGGAAGGAAAAATGTTAGTATTGGACATATAATACCCCACTgtttgttaaaaaacaaaacacaacttcCCACACAGTAAACCTGCATGATAAATGACTCCAAACCCATTTTGTTTACACCTGAAAACACAATAGAAAAACTGTAGAGAAATGAAAACAGCCATATTAAGGTAGTAAAAACAGTCACAGTGTTGTTTGTGACCCTAATTCTATATCTCAGAGGGTCACAAATGGCCCAGTACCTGTCAACAGAT
The window above is part of the Garra rufa chromosome 13, GarRuf1.0, whole genome shotgun sequence genome. Proteins encoded here:
- the LOC141283836 gene encoding trace amine-associated receptor 4-like, yielding MTLNETDIYFENMFLCYPLLPNSCLKLKRLTLVKVAMYVFIVLMVLTTVFGNLLIIISISHFKQLQSPTHLIVRSLAASDCLLGSLVMPYSMVRSVEGCWYLGDVVCKVHSSLDMSFSISSILHLSLISVDRYWAICDPLRYRIRVTNNTVTVFTTLIWLFSFLYSFSIVFSGVNKMGLESFIMQVYCVGSCVLFFNKQWGIICPILTFFLPGMIMSSLYLKIFHVAQKHAKVMSERFTGGMKSQSSAHRERKAAKTLAIVMGVFLFCWLPIFVAALIDSYLNFVTPGVVFDALVWFGYLNSTCNPLIYGFFYPCFQKAFKILISSCIYGLSDSSNLPFE